The genomic window AAACCCGAATAATGGCTCATTCACTGTTGGGTTTGATCCAAAGTCTGGACAAAACATATCTGTACAGGTTTATGACATTAGAGGAAGACTGATGTATACAAACACATACAACAGCGTCAATCGATTTGAAGAAGTCATTAACTTAAATAACGCACAATCGGGTGTCTATTTACTTCAAATTTCTGATGGTTCACAAAAAGTCACGAAGAAAATAATAGTGAATTAATTATTTGAATTAAAAATTAGAAAAGCTCCTGTATTTAGGAGCTTTTTTTTTGCTTATCTATTTCCAATCCAATGAGACTATAAAATAAAAACAAAAACTTCAAAATTTAGCATTCCATTTTGGTCTGGGCTATAACAACTCAAATCTCCAAGCTTATATCCAAGAGTGCATGTGATTTTTGGTTCAATTCCATATGATGTTTCTCCTATTCAACCATTAATACTAACCGTTTGTAAACTAGGAGCATCTTCATCTCCAAACCATTGTTGACGCCCTGTTGTTCTTAATTTATTACAATTAGAAACACCAGCCATAGAGAGGGGTGTAAAACATAGTAGTTATCGGTTAATTAGTCCGAGTACATTGGCAATTCTTCCTGAGAATTAATAGTCTGTGTTACTAAAGCTAAGATTGCTACAAACACAAGTTTTTTAAATAAAATAATAAATTATCTTTTAAGCTGAATTTAATAACGTAGCGAGAAATGAGATTTAAGCTGAGCTTCTAAGCCGTTACTGTTTAGATAGTTTGCAACGAACCAATAATCAGTTCCCGGTAATCGCTGTCCATTAAATGTTCCATTCCATGCATTTTGACTCGGCCTAAAATCCAATAATAATTTACCATAACGATCGTAAATACGGATCCTAGCTAAAAGATTATCCTTTAAACATTTGATGTTCCAAGTATCATTAAAGCCATCGCCATTTGGTGTAAAGAATTTTGGATATTCCATAATCGAAACCGTTGTTTCTGGCTCTGTGTTACACGTATCTATAGCGTCCCTTACCACCACTGTATGCTCACCACATCCAGTCACATATTCGAAAACAGAGCTGAACTGCCAAAGTCCGTTATCGAGCTTATATTCATAAGAACCGCTTCCGCCAGATACTGTGACTGAAATAACTTGATTTGTATCAAATTCTTCTGATAAGTTAATAGCACTAATCGTTAAAACATTCACAGGGATGACCACCACCGTCATTATGGTTGGGTCTGCACATTCGTCTGCATTGGGTGTAAACGTATAAGTCGTCGTTGTTGTATTGTCAAGCGCTGGTGTCCAAGCCCCTGTAATACCATCGTTAGAGGTGGTTGGCAGTACCGCTAAAGCGTCGCCATCACAAATAGCATCAACAGCTGTAAATAGTGGATTCACTTTTGGGTTCACTACAATAGTGAGCGTTGCTGGATTGGCACAGAGTCTTGCAGTAGGGGTAAACGTATAAGTGGTCGTTGTTGTTGTGTCAAGCACTGGACTCCAAGTTCCCGATACTCCATTGTTAGAAGTGGTTGGCAGTACCGCTAAAGCGTCGCCATCACAAATAGCGTCAACTGCATCAAAAACAGGATTCACTAATGGGTTCACTACAATGATGAGCGTGGCTGGATTGGCGCATTCCCCTAAATCAGGTGTAAACGTATAAGTCGTCGTTATTGTATTGTCAAGCGCCGGACTCCAAGTTCCTGATACTCCATTGTTAGAAGTGGTTGGTAGAGCTGCTAAAAAGTCGCCATCACAAATAGCGTCAACAGCACCGAAAACAGTATCCACTATTGGGTTCACTACAATGATGAGCGTTGCTGGATTGGCGCATTCCCCTAAATCAGGTGTAAACGTATAAGTCGTCGTTGTTGTATTGTCAAGGGCTGGTGTCCAAGTCCCTGTAATACCACCGTTAGAAGTGGTTGGCAGTACCGCTAAAGCGTCGCCGACACAAATAGCGTTAACTGCATCGAAAACAGGATCCACTATTGGGTTCACTACAATGATGAGCGTTGCTGGATTGGCACAGAGTCTTGCAGTAGGTGTAAACGTATAAGTGGTCGTTGTTGTAGTGTCAAGCGCTGGTGTCCAAGTCCCTGATACTCCATTGTTAGAAGTGGTTGGTAGAGCTGCTAAAAAGTCGCCATCACAAATAGCGTCAACTGCATCGAAAACAGGATCCACTATTGGGTTCACTACAATAGTGAGCGTTGCTGGATTGGCGCATTCCCCTAAATCAGGCGTAAACGTATAAGTGGTCGTTGTTGTAGTGTCAAGCGCCGGACTCCAAGTTCCTGAAACTCCATTGTTAGAAGTGGTTGGTAGAGCTGCTAAAAAGTCGCCGTCACAAATAGCGTCAACTGCATCGAAAACAGGATCCACTATTGGGTTCACTACAATAGTGAGCGTTGCTGGATTGGCGCATTCCCCTAAATCAGGTGTAAACGTATAAGTGGTCGTTGTTGTAGTGTCAAGCGCTGGTGTCCAAGCCCCTGTAATACCATCGTTAGAGGTGGTTGGCAGTACCGCTAAAGCGTCGCCGACACAAATAGCGTCAACTGCATCGAAAACAGGATCCACTATTGGGTTCACTACAATGATGAGCGTTGCTGGATTGGCACAGAGTCTTGCAGTAGGTGTAAACGTATAAGTCGTCGTTGTTGTAGTGTCAAGCGCTGGTGTCCAAGTCCCTGTAATACCATTGTTAGAGGTGGTTGGCAGTACCGCTAAAGCGTCGCCAAAACAAATCTCTGGAATTTGAGTGAAGGTTGGTGTTACATTTGGATTCACGGCAATTGTCATATTTACAGTCGCAGCACATTGGCCTGCATCTGGAGTGAAAGCATAAGTGGTGGTGGCTGTAGTATCCAAAGACGGTGACCAAGTTCCAGTAATGCCATTATTCGATGTGGTTAGCAGTTCACTTAAAGCGCCTCCGGAACAAATCTCTGGAATTTGAGTGAAGGTTGGTGTTACATTTGGATTCACCGCAATTGTCATATTTACGACCGTAGCACATTGGCCTACATCCGGAGTGAAAGCATAAGTGGTGGTGGCTGTAGTATCCAAAGACGGTGACCAAGTTCCAGTAATCCCATTGTTCGATGTGGTTAGCAGTTCACTTAAAGCGTCTCCGGAACAAATCGCTGGAACTTGCGTGAACGTTGGTGTTATATTTGGATTCACCGCAATTGTCATATTTACGACCGTAGCACATTGGTCTGCATCTGGAGTAAAACTATACGTAGTGGTGGTCGTAGTATCCAAAGACGGTGACCAAGTTCCAGTAATCCCATTGTTCGATGTGGTTAGTAAATCACTTAAAGTGTCTCCAAAACAAATCGCTGGAACTTGCGTGAACGTTGGTGTTACATTTGTATTCACGGTAATAGTCATATTTACCGCCGTAGCACATTGGCCTGCATCTGGAGTGAAAGCATAAGTGGTGGTGGCTGTAGTATCCAAAGACGGAGACCAAGTTCCAGTAATCCCATTATTCGATGTGGTTAGCAGTTCACTTAAAGCGCCTCCGGAACAAATCTCTGGAATTTGAGTGAAGGTTGGTGTTACATTTGGATTCACCGCAATTGTCATATTTACGACCGTAGCACATTGGCCTACATCCGGAGTAAAAGTATACGTATTGGTGGTCGTAGCCGGAGACCAAGTTCCAGTAATTCCATTATTCGATGTGGTTAGCAGTTCACTTAAAGCGTCGCCATCACAAATCTCTAGAATTTGAGTGAAGGTTGGTGTTATATTTGGATTCACCGCAATTGTCATATTTACGACCGTAGCACATTGGTCAGCATCTGGAGTAAAACTATACGTAGTGGTGGTCGTAGTATCCAAAGATGGAGACCAAGCTCCAGTAATCCCATTATTCGATGTGGTTAGCAATGCACTTAAAGCGTCTCCAGAACAAATCTCTGGAATTTGAGTGAAGGTTGGTGTGATTTCAGTAATTATACTCACATTACCCGTAGCTATTTCACTTGAAACATC from Formosa sp. Hel1_33_131 includes these protein-coding regions:
- a CDS encoding T9SS type B sorting domain-containing protein; translated protein: MRHFILAFLLISLSGFSQTISIQVVGPAGAATFERGLSTSLCEGSSGNQLVNPSFEVPSVTNIGNNFLTWPINGWNGVGSAPNFVKVNGVAGQGGPISAQEGVQYLDIVAGSADFYQEFDFQCNTQVFFSGYFSVRDGLTSTGRIDILRVNSDNTTDIVASSNQLNMPSTANIWYLASGDAVLPAGNYRFNISMGNHSNFDSACFSFDNPNTDTGSYGPLCESSSITLTGTPTDSFGSWTGSGIVDNGDGTASFNPSGLGGTAVTVTYSHFDASGFGCSQSTNIEVNPNITPTFTQVPAICSGDTLSDLLTTSNNGITGTWSPSLDTTATTTYAFTPDAGQCATAVNMTITVNPNVTPTFTQVPAICFGDTLSDLLTTSNNGITGTWSPSLDTTATTSYAFTPDAGQCAATVNMTIAVNPNVTPTFTQVPAICSGDALSELLTTSNNGITGTWSPSLDTTATTTYAFTPDAGQCAATVNMTIAVNPNVIPTFTQVAAIFNGETLGALPTTSNNGVTGIWSPAINNTETTTYTFTPDDSEACAINQTMTISVNTIPFSVAVNSEIICSSGIATLVATPSPAGFYSYTWIVPEGVSNPGNVQSFSTSIEGDYSVSISKDNYLCNTDFEENQLGILGSYSIVHQDTVPCWETTASDSQIEVWGDEMNGIAAYSGNQFIELNANMQSTLFQNFEIIPGSSVILSFAHRGRNSSADDIMEVEIGPIGGPYTNLGAFSDGIDSWGYYSLEYVLPDDLGINYTIRFKSIQPAGSLGNFLDDISVVFPSDVSSEIATGNVSIITEITPTFTQIPEICSGDALSALLTTSNNGITGAWSPSLDTTTTTTYSFTPDADQCATVVNMTIAVNPNITPTFTQILEICDGDALSELLTTSNNGITGTWSPATTTNTYTFTPDVGQCATVVNMTIAVNPNVTPTFTQIPEICSGGALSELLTTSNNGITGTWSPSLDTTATTTYAFTPDAGQCATAVNMTITVNTNVTPTFTQVPAICFGDTLSDLLTTSNNGITGTWSPSLDTTTTTTYSFTPDADQCATVVNMTIAVNPNITPTFTQVPAICSGDALSELLTTSNNGITGTWSPSLDTTATTTYAFTPDVGQCATVVNMTIAVNPNVTPTFTQIPEICSGGALSELLTTSNNGITGTWSPSLDTTATTTYAFTPDAGQCAATVNMTIAVNPNVTPTFTQIPEICFGDALAVLPTTSNNGITGTWTPALDTTTTTTYTFTPTARLCANPATLIIVVNPIVDPVFDAVDAICVGDALAVLPTTSNDGITGAWTPALDTTTTTTYTFTPDLGECANPATLTIVVNPIVDPVFDAVDAICDGDFLAALPTTSNNGVSGTWSPALDTTTTTTYTFTPDLGECANPATLTIVVNPIVDPVFDAVDAICDGDFLAALPTTSNNGVSGTWTPALDTTTTTTYTFTPTARLCANPATLIIVVNPIVDPVFDAVNAICVGDALAVLPTTSNGGITGTWTPALDNTTTTTYTFTPDLGECANPATLIIVVNPIVDTVFGAVDAICDGDFLAALPTTSNNGVSGTWSPALDNTITTTYTFTPDLGECANPATLIIVVNPLVNPVFDAVDAICDGDALAVLPTTSNNGVSGTWSPVLDTTTTTTYTFTPTARLCANPATLTIVVNPKVNPLFTAVDAICDGDALAVLPTTSNDGITGAWTPALDNTTTTTYTFTPNADECADPTIMTVVVIPVNVLTISAINLSEEFDTNQVISVTVSGGSGSYEYKLDNGLWQFSSVFEYVTGCGEHTVVVRDAIDTCNTEPETTVSIMEYPKFFTPNGDGFNDTWNIKCLKDNLLARIRIYDRYGKLLLDFRPSQNAWNGTFNGQRLPGTDYWFVANYLNSNGLEAQLKSHFSLRY
- a CDS encoding type IX secretion system membrane protein PorP/SprF produces the protein MAGVSNCNKLRTTGRQQWFGDEDAPSLQTVSING